A portion of the Bactrocera neohumeralis isolate Rockhampton chromosome 2, APGP_CSIRO_Bneo_wtdbg2-racon-allhic-juicebox.fasta_v2, whole genome shotgun sequence genome contains these proteins:
- the LOC126762805 gene encoding uncharacterized protein LOC126762805, with product MIILLFKCLVFYVLTVRQLVSPSTFSGLTARIADPKIVENLQLSLVERNGVKKLNGTYAQNVVFQSIDAQLTIDLEHANSKRTRFLDLKFDVCNFFDGKYDNNQVLRIFLKGLRKSKTFRQKCPIPAHHLFWVDMLDMGALYTGYLPNVSFFANFNMYNKGHLYIQVVVNGFSKLK from the exons ATGATTATACTCTTATTTAAGTGTCTCGTATTCTACGTTCTCACCGTAAGACAACTTGTG TCACCATCTACTTTCAGCGGACTAACCGCAAGGATAGCAGATCCCAAAATTGTGGAAAACTTACAACTGTCGTTGGTCGAGCGTAATGGTGTTAAAAAGCTAAATGGAACTTATGCCCAAAACGTTGTGTTTCAATCTATTGATGCGCAGTTGACGATTGACCTTGAACATGCAAACAGTAAGAGAACACGCTTTTTGGACTTAAAATTCgatgtttgcaatttttttgatgGAAAATATGATAACAATCAGGTACTCCGCATATTTCTCAAGGGTTTAAGAAAGTCGAAAACATTTCGACAGAAGTGTCCTATTCCAGCG CACCACCTGTTTTGGGTGGACATGCTAGATATGGGTGCACTGTACACAGGCTATTTACCAAATGTGTCcttttttgcgaactttaacaTGTATAATAAAGGACACTTATATATTCAAGTCGTTGTTAACGGGttctcaaaattaaaataa